In Lytechinus variegatus isolate NC3 chromosome 6, Lvar_3.0, whole genome shotgun sequence, the DNA window CATTCATAGACATCTATAGATCTTAGTACCCCCTAAAGAAGCGAAAGAGGATAGAAAAGTACGGAATACGTTTTTTTTGTTGCCATGTCTGCTAATTGGCCCATAATACCCCTTAGGTAGGTCTGATCATAGacctactagtaggtccatggtctgaTAAGGACAAATGTGGTATCAAAATCAGGGAGTAAGATTTAAGGGGAGTGAGAGCGATTGCTCTCCCACGCTCCCCTTAAATGCTTTTTGGGGAGTGATTTACAGAGCCCCTTGTAACCCTAATCTTTCTACGTGAAGACAAATTTAGCTCCCCTAAAAATTCTCCTTGAGAGCCTCCAGGAGAGCTATTTATAGCTCCcctgaaattttaaaaatcagtcCCTGCAAAATGTGTGCAAGACAAGACTGCAAGGGAAAAGGTCATAAAGCGAGAATCTGAAATTGGTAGCGGTCGCGATGCAATCGCCAAAACTATGGAGGAGGGCAGTTAGGGATAAATGATAAGAGCCCCAGGGGGCCTGGTGCTCACCTGATGTCATGCAATTGTCATatgtaattgcaaattagtaattaccaCATGCTTCAATTGAGCAACTTTCAATCCTATGCCTCTAGTagtattttatcaataaatttgattgagaGATCCTCTGACTTGCCTACCAAATGGTCACCCCTGAACAAACTGTTGCCCTGTGGGCCCTATGTACTCTTAATCCTGCCAGCAAATCTGACATCAACTACCTCTGCCCCTGCAATTGCCTGAAtcacatttcaaaaatatgtttgcatgcattattttatttaaaatcctCATAGCTCGATCATGAGAGGGTACTCCTCCAATGCTCCACCCACTTGATTGTAAGGGACCCTAACACAATTCATCAAAGTACCATAAAATAATTGATAACAAGCATGACCCCACAGCTAATATTTAGATGATTAATCACTATCCGCATGCTCTGTTGCCCATGAGGCGACAGTTTTTGCAGGGACGAGCATCTGTGCAGTTATAAGCCTTCGGCTCAGGTGAGCTCATATAGAAAGACTTCACTAATTGGATTGTTGAAAACACTCAAAAGGGATTTATGAAGACTGTAAGTTTATTTATTCTAAGCACAATCCTGAATCTATCCTAAAAGATGCGTGTTACAGTTACCATAAATGTCCCGATTAACCTGTTAGCCCATCACCTCATTATCTTATCCCAAGTCGTTTGACTCTTTCCTCTGTCAGTCGTTCAGTCTTCCGCACCTCGTTCATGACCTTGGTTGCTATGGTCCTTACATCATGTCTGAAGGCTGGAaatctcattttgaattttctaaTTTCTGCTCTTGCTGTTGAAATCAAAGTGACATTGAAGTTATTGCAATTACTATCAATAAAGATAGATATAGCACAGATTACCATAAATTTAAAATAAGTTAACAGGTGAGAAGCACCTGATCTAAAAAACTCCCCGATAATATCAGGGAGATTCAGTGAGGTCTAACTTGATTCTCTCAAGTTGTTAGATGCCCCAACACGTTATAAAAGTATGCATGGTATTTACATGAGAAAAAGAATGATACGAACACCCGTGGAAACCTCTTCTCTGAATGATGCATACGACTTAGCAAAATAGACTACTAGCAGTATGACAAATCCTCAGGGAATACTTTTTGCCCCTTTTTCCGCTTTTCCACTTTTGCTGATCCTTTTTATGTGTAAAAAGTCACATAACAAAAGGAAGCATCTGTACTATATGAGGCATTCATAATTCAGTCTCATTTATCCAGATTAAGAAGACAAAATAACTGGTAACTGCATCTAAAGACTGGGCTTGATAGAATCAAGTGAAAACTCAATTGATCTCCCTGATAATATCAAGGAGATTTTGAAGATTGGCTGTGAGAATATGAttgatatggggggggggtaatttccGAAAATCGGTGTATCTGGTATTCCCCTTTTTAAATACCGGAGTACTCGGTGAAAAAACAAATACCGCTTCAGACTTCAAAATGACCTATAAGTTGTAATGAGaatatttacagaaaaaaagccAAAACAGACAAGGTCAGGGGAaactcaatatttttaatgtattattaTCCTGAATGGTCAGTATGACAGATGGCCCAAAAACATAACAGTGTGGcagaggcaaaaaaaaagacaagggTCACATTCAAACTGCATTTGTCTAGTAATTATATTTCAAACCTGAAAATTACATGATCAGTGTTTTCAAACACCTAGTAGTTTGTCAATGTTTGTGTAGATCATATGTGACCGCGTATCTCaaaaccaacaaaaagttgCACAAACCGATTTTACACAAGGACCAAAAATACAGGACCAAAatatgtcaatttatttttctacatATTTTCTGAAAGAGCAATTCTTCTTGGATCATAAAACAAACAGGAAATATGTCTTTACTGCAGTTTTTCTAGCACACTTTGTCTTTAGGGGGTAGAGTTCccttttcattcttgaaattcTTTTATACCCTCTTCACTTTCAAACTCTTGATAACTTTTAAAAGGATGATGCTATTGCATCGAAAGTTGAGAATAAGCATAACTAGACTGTTTGTAATCAGTGTGTCAAATTTCAGCTTAATTTAATATTACCTTCACAGTGATTGCTGTGGAGATTTGTATTCTGCTTTTTGTCCCATGCACCGCACGGAGCGCCCCTGGTTGAGATTTTGCATTTGAATAGACCCCAAACTTCAAAGCCCCTTTTctaagtaaatattttttttagaatgggTACTTTCTTTTCGTTATTTTGATGGGTATGATGGTTGTTTTGAGATGCAGGGTCACATATTTAAAATATAGCAGATAGTCAACTTACATGGAAGTTTTGTTTGAGTTGATGTGAAGTATTCTTTGAAGAACTCTTTTAGTTGAGCCGTTTCCCCAGACTCCCATCTCGTGTACCTCCGTTCTAAAATGTTGAGAATAATTATAGacaatgaagaatattcatagACTATTGTTTTTTGGAATATCAAGATAACTTCAAAATAGAAAGCATGGGATTAGTAGTCATGTTTCAGGAGAATGTATATACACACAAACTCTATTTTGGCGAATGGGGAATTATTAATGGTCTTTCACACAATCAGAGACTCGATTACCTCACTCAAGACTTGGTGTGTTTAAGGTGCTACATTCCCGGTAAGTTAATTCCCATTACATCAATTCAATGACAAGAAATAAACTCTGCATGTGAATAATTGCCAGTTAGGGCTCCCAGCATTTCAAAAAGACGATCTGTGATGAagtcttaaaaattcaataatagtTATTTCAACCTCATTTCCAGCTATAAATGTTTTCTATATGTTGAAGTTAACTATTAGCAGTACAAAAGACTTGTACTGCAGTCAAAGAGACTACACTATCAAAGGGTCATAGCATTTTATCCtataaatgttattttgatatttttgatattttgggCCAATTATAAATTTCCCTGACATTTCTTTGATGTCAGTCTAGCAGGGACAAAGAAACCTGTTACAGCAAGTTGtaccaaataaatatataatcaaCAATTTCATAAAAGGACAGAGAGAATCCTGATTAGAAGGACTGGACACTGCAGGGAGACCTGTAATAAACAAGACATACAGAAATTCATACATCCATGTTTATTCATTGCAAATTAAACTGTATTAAAGGTCAATGTctctaaaacatattttttctttagcaCAAGGAGGAATAAACTAGTAAACAATTAGTTACACTATTGATATACAGGGATTGTTTTAATATGCAGTACCTCTTGATGAATCTTCCTGACGATTGAGGGGTACCAGGGTAGGATTTTTCCTAGGAGGACAAAGAGGTCCAGGGGCTGATACACCACCAGATGATCCAGCTGAAATAAACAATACAGAAacagaaagttatattttcacATTGCAGGTAATTCACTTAATGCCATTTATAACAGATTCTGACTGAGACttataaatcataaaaacatatttattccaagaaaatgtaaaaaacaaaCTTAGGTAtattatgatgacgatgttaGAATATCAATTGCTAGTACCTTTATACTTCTCATACCAAAATGAAATTTACTGAATGTGCAGGAGGTTCTAAAAAGTGAATATTTTAAGATGATTATGTCTaattgaagtgaaaaaaaaaacatatagtaCCTCCATCATTACATCGTGATGAATTTTGAGGATCAAGGCGTTCCTTAGTGGGAGTCTGTGGGACTCTAGGAGGAGAAAGAGGTCCAAGGGTTGGTACACCAACAGATGATCCGGCTGAAATGACCAATACAGAAATACAGAGCTACAAATGAGACATAACAATCATATAGACAGATTTTTCTAGGATTTTTCTAGTAATAGGATGAGGATGGCAGAATATTAACCCTAATCCTATTGGGATATTTCAATCACTTCAGTCCATCGTTGATCGCGCAAGCGCGCCGAAATTTGgcatgatcagtgatacttggttacccttatgtccaagttttatgaactaggtccatatacttccaagttatgatgaaatttaaaaaaaaattgtgcatattctaagttcgttgaccctaaatgacctatgaccttgatcacgtgacctggaaactcacgcaggatgatcagtgatacttggttacccttatgtccaagtttcatgaactaggtctatatacttctgaagttatgatgacatttcaaaaacttaaccttggttaagatttcaatgctgATTTCCCAAACATggccaatgttcattgaccctagatgacctttgacctttatcatgtgacatgaaaataatgcagaatgatcagtaatagttggttacccttatgtccaagtttcatgaactaggtccatatacttcctaagttataatgacatttcaaaaccttaaccttggttaagatttcattgttgacgccgtcgccgccgccgccgtcggaaaagcggcgcctatagtctcgctctgctatgcaggcgagacaatatACAGATCTATTTTATATGTAGCAAAATACCTTGGTGTTTATGTGACTGTGATTATAGTCAGGATATAAATTGAATGGAGTGCAGTTGGAAGCACAAGCAACCCTTCAAAGTA includes these proteins:
- the LOC121417240 gene encoding uncharacterized protein LOC121417240 isoform X1; translation: MKRRKPEEVAKHYISCGQDPDWIQQKWVNKEKAGSSVGVPTLGPLSPPRVPQTPTKERLDPQNSSRCNDGAGSSGGVSAPGPLCPPRKNPTLVPLNRQEDSSRERRYTRWESGETAQLKEFFKEYFTSTQTKLPSRAEIRKFKMRFPAFRHDVRTIATKVMNEVRKTERLTEERVKRLGIR
- the LOC121417240 gene encoding uncharacterized protein LOC121417240 isoform X2 — encoded protein: MNSPGKERNYAGSSVGVPTLGPLSPPRVPQTPTKERLDPQNSSRCNDGAGSSGGVSAPGPLCPPRKNPTLVPLNRQEDSSRERRYTRWESGETAQLKEFFKEYFTSTQTKLPSRAEIRKFKMRFPAFRHDVRTIATKVMNEVRKTERLTEERVKRLGIR